A DNA window from Dunckerocampus dactyliophorus isolate RoL2022-P2 chromosome 17, RoL_Ddac_1.1, whole genome shotgun sequence contains the following coding sequences:
- the marchf5l gene encoding E3 ubiquitin-protein ligase MARCHF5 — protein sequence MALAEEQLEKHCWVCFASESDDLSAEWVSPCRCKGCTKWIHQSCLQRWLDEKQRRSEGDGGSCPQCGTPYHIVFPKMGPLVYFLRQLDGALSRASPLAAFGMLVGTAYWSAVTYGAVTVMQVVGHKKGLNMMERADPFFLLVGLPTIPVILVLGKMVRWEDFLVRLWLRYSSRQQHGVSGYLPPLPAPGDHLSVSRTLCGALILPWISSLLGRLLFRRVASNLQQSILGGVTFVLLKGSLKVYLKHQQHITQAERHVLDYPDGTLLDHSGP from the exons ATGGCTCTtgctgaggagcagctggagaa ACACTGTTGGGTGTGTTTTGCTAGCGAGAGCGACGACCTCAGTGCGGAGTGGGTGAGTCCCTGCAGGTGTAAAGGTTGCACCAAATGGATCCATCAGTCGTGTCTTCAGCGTTGGTTGGACGAGAAGCAGAGACGAAGTGAAGGCGATGGCGGCAGCTGCCCTCAGTGTGGCACGCCGTATCACATCGTCTTCCCAAAGATGG GTCCGCTGGTCTACTTCCTCAGGCAGCTGGACGGAGCGCTCTCACGGGCCAGTCCGCTCGCCGCCTTCGGCATGCTGGTCGGGACGGCGTACTGGTCTGCCGTCACGTATGGGGCTGTGACCGTCATGCAG GTTGTAGGACACAAAAAAGGTTTGAACATGATGGAGCGGGCTGACCCATTCTTCTTACTCGTGGGTCTGCCCACCATCCCTGTCATTCTGGTCCTGGGGAAGATGGTCCGCTGGGAGGACTTCCTGGTCAGGCTGTGGCTCAGATACTCCTCCCGGCAGCAACATG GTGTGAGCGGCTACCTGCCCCCCCTTCCCGCACCAGGTGACCACCTGTCTGTGTCTCGGACTCTGTGTGGCGCTCTGATCCTGCCGTGGATCTCCAGCCTGCTTGGGCGTCTTCTCTTCAGACGAGTCGCCTCCAACCTGCAGCAGAGCATCCTG GGTGGCGTCACCTTCGTGCTGCTGAAGGGCTCGTTAAAGGTgtacctgaaacaccagcagcACATCACGCAGGCCGAGCGACACGTCCTGGACTACCCTGATGGCACCCTGCTGGACCACAGTGGACCCTGA